In the Paenibacillus sp. FSL H7-0357 genome, one interval contains:
- a CDS encoding YjfB family protein — MDIAALSMAMSQASLHQAAGLQVMNIATKTTEIQSQNLVQMLQQSPHPNLGKTLDIVV, encoded by the coding sequence ATGGACATTGCTGCATTATCAATGGCGATGAGTCAGGCGTCCCTACACCAGGCTGCAGGGCTGCAAGTCATGAATATTGCCACAAAAACGACTGAGATCCAAAGCCAGAATCTGGTCCAAATGCTCCAGCAGAGCCCACACCCCAACTTGGGAAAAACACTTGATATTGTAGTTTGA